CTAGTCATTCTGCAAATTAAACAGGAAGAACCTCTGCCACAACTTTTATTGATTGCTGAAGCTGGCATTATAAGCGGCAAGGGGTTAAACTCCGCTGGTATCGGCGTTTGCTTCAACGCCCTTTCAACAGGCAAAGGGAAACCTGGAGTCCCTATTCATATTTTGCTGAGAGAGATTATGAGTTCCCCCACTTTAGGTGATGCTGTCGAAGCTGTAGCCAGAGCAGAACGGGCTAGCTCCGGGAATTTTTTAGTAGGGACTGCTGAGGGGGAAATTATAAACATTGAATCCGCCCCTTCAGATTTCGGGGTGCTCTACGCAGAAAAGGGATACCTGGCCCACACTAATCACTTTCTTTCTCCTAACATCATATGTAAAGAAAAAGACCATGGCAAAGTCATATTGCCAGACACCTTTCACAGGCTTGGCAGGATCAATGTGCTACTTAATGAAAAAGTTGATTCTGTAGACCAAAAGTTGTGCCAAAGATTTTTATCAGACCACAAAAATGCGCCTGATGCCATATGCAGGCACGAAGATCCTAGAGATCCAGAGGGTAAACAGCTGGCATCGGTATACTCTATCATAATGAATCTCATGGAGAGAACCTTATGGATCAGTGATAGCAACCCGTGCACGAGCGAATTTTGCTCATACAGTTTTAAAAAATAATACTGTTAACGGAGATCTAAATAAGGACAGGCTCGGTTGATTTTTACCGAACCTGTCCTTATTTATTTGAGAAATACCAATTAATTTGCTCCTAGACCTAATACCCCTTTGCGAGACCCAGCACTGCTCGGGCCCGCATTAAGGCCTCATCAATATCCTCGCAAAAATTTTCTGCCCCTACCTCTTCTATAAAGCCTGATCGTCTGAAGGCCCTTCTAGGCTGCGGCTGAACTCCTGAAAAAATAAGCTGCGTTTTTTCTTTCTGGCATCTATGATAAAGCTCTCGTAAAACATGAATAGCTGTCGCATCTATTGCTGAAACCTTTCTTGTTCGAATAATAAGTACAGGAACCGGTTTTTCCAGATTGCGCAGGGCATTTTTGAATTCATTAACCATGCCAAAGAAGAAGGGGCCGTTCACTTCAAAGACCTCTACTCCAACCGGCACTTTTCTTAAAGCTATGGCATTGGGATCATCTCCAAAATCCTCTTCTCCTCGTACTTCTTTGGTAATCATGCTCACATCGGTAATCTCCGACATTCTCCAGATAAAAAGAAGAGAAGCCATAACTACCCCAACCTGAACAGCCACTGTCAGGTCAACAAGAACTGTAAGGGCAAAGGTCAGAACCAAGACAAAAGCATCACTTTTCGGACCTTTAAAAATTGAAACAAAGTGATGAAGTTCGCTCATGTTGTAGCTGACCACGACAAGAATGCCCGCTAAAGCCGAAAGAGGAATAAGCTTGGCGATGGGAGCGCACAGCAAAAGCAGGAGGGCAAGGACAATGGAATGTATGATTCCGGCCACAGGAGTCTTAGCACCGCTTTTTACGTTTGTAGCCGTTCTGGCAATGGCGCCAGTGGCTGGAATGCCTCCAAATAAAACGCTGCCAATATTAGCAACACCCTGAGCTATAAGTTCTGCATTGGGCTTATGGCGCCCGCCTATCATTCCATCAGCTACTGTGGCAGATAAAAGAGACTCAATTGCCGCCAGCAAGGCAATAGTAAAGGCTGGTTTCACTAAAAGTCCGATTTGGGCAAGTTCGAACTTTGGTAATGAAGGAGCAGGCAACATGCGGGGCAAATCTCCGAAGCGGCTTCCTATTGTCGCCACATCCAAATGGAGAGCGGAAGCAAGAGCTGTTGCTGCAATCATGCCTATGAGCATGGCAGGCAGCTTGGGCCAAAAACGCCGCACCATCACAATTACAAGAATGGTTCCAAACCCTATTGCCACAGTTTGAGGATCAAAAGAACCCAGGTTCTTCAGATAAACTTGCCACTTCAGTAAAAACTCCGCTGGGACATTTTCAACATTGAGACCTAAAAGATCGCAAATCTGAGTGGAAAAAATGACTACTGCAATGCCCGTTGTAAAACCGGTAGTTACGGGGAAAGGAATAAATTTAATAAAACCGCCCATGCGAAACACACCAAACAATATGAGGAAAACTCCCGCTATAAGAGTGCAAAGTGCCAGCCCGGAATAACCATATTCAGTGGCGACGGCAGATACAAGCACTACAAAAGCACCGGTTGGACCACCTATCTGCACACTGCTCCCCCCAAGAGCAGAAATCAGAAAACCTGCTACAATAGCTGTAAACAAGCCTCTCTCAGGAGGCAACCCGCTAGAATTGCAAAAGCCATAGCCAGCGGAAGGGCCACAATGCCAACAGTAATTCCCGCAAAAAGATCGGCAACAGCCTTCTCGCGAGAGTATTGCTTCAATTCACTCAAGAGCTTCGGCGTATACACATCAATCTTCCTTTTCATTTAAATAGATTTGGCCTTCTGGAATAAGCGGTAGGCAGGGCACAGGCCCAAATAAAAGCCACTATCAGTTTAACATCAACAGCGCCAAAATCAATGGTAATTTCTAAAAAAGACATGTTTATTTGTCTTAAATCTAAATTGTTCTGTCAAATTTCTTTTTATATTAACTACCGCCCGGAACCACTTGCCTATACACAGACCGACATTTGTTTTTAAGAGAAACACAGCACGAAATTATCATTATCTGATAATACTTTTTTATTACTTGAGTTGACGCAATCAAATTGCCATACTAAACTCTATTTTATGAATACTTGAAAGGAGTGATGCAGTAATGCCTCAGGCCATTGAGATCAGGTGGCATGGACGAGGAGGCCAGGGAGCCAAGTCTGGCTCAGCCATACTCTCCGAGGTGTTGTTCGGGGCCGGGAAATTTGTGCAGTCCTTTCCCGAGTACGGGGCGGAACGCCAGGGAGCACCCATGAAAGCTTATAACCGGGTGTCTGACCAGCCTATCCGCAAACGCTGCGGTGTACAGAATCCTAACGTGGTAGCAGTCATAGACCCAACATTGCTCGATGCTGCCCGCCCAACCGAAGGATGTGATAATAACACAATCTACCTTATCAACACCCCCATGTCTCCAGCTGATATTAAGAAGAAACTCGGCCTTCCAGATGCAGTCAAGGTTATCACTATCGATGCAACCAAGATCACCCTGGAGGAGTTTGGTCAAAACCGCCCCAACGCTCCTATGCTTGGAACCTTTGCTCATATCTTTACAGAGGTTCCCATTCAAGCATTCGTTGAACACTTCGCGCACAAAATGGCTAAATTGCCTGAAAAGGTACTATCCGCCAATCTCCGAGCCATCCGGAGGGGCTATGAGGAGGTACAGATCGGATGAGCGGCTGCAAGAATTGGAAAGAGATGAAGGATGTAGGCAAACCCAAAAAATGGCAGGATGTTCCCATGGGAGGAATTGCTTACGGAGCTTCGGCCGAAAACGTTGAAACTGGCCAATGGAGAAGCATTCGTCCCGTATGGAATGAAGATGAGTGTATATCATGCATGCTTTGCTGGGTTCAGTGCCCGGACCGTTCCATTACAACCGATGAAAATGGAAAAGTAACGGGTGTCGACTACTTCTACTGTAAGGGCTGCGGAATTTGCGCCCAGGTGTGCCCCAAAAAGGCCATAGAGATGCGGCCTGAGGCCGAGTTTGCGTAGAAGGGAGCAGAAGAAGATGCCTCGTAAAGAAATTACATCAGGAAACTGGGCTTTTGCTGAAGCAATGCGCCAGATAAATCCGGACGTCGTTGCGGCATATCCCATCACGCCTTCAACAGATATCATCATGAAATTCGCAGAATTTGTAGCCAACGGCGAGGTCGACACAAACTTTGTTACAGTAGAAAGTGAGCACTCTGCCATCACTGCCTGTGTAACGGCCTCAGCTGCGGGAGCTCGTGTCATGACAGCTTCAAGCGCAAATGGCGTAGCGCTCATGCACGAAATATTCCCTATTGCGGGTTGCTTCAGAACCCCCATAGTCTTTGGGCTAGTGAACAGAAGCGTAGGAGCCCCCATAAATATCCACTGCGACCACAGCGATAGCATGGCCCAACGGGATTATGGGTGGATACACCTATACTGCGAAGATGCTCAGGAAGTATACGATTCAGCCTTTATGGCCATACGGCTCAGTGAGAACAATGATGTTCTTACTCCCGTATTTGTCTGCCAGGACGGCTTTATTACCAGCCATGGTTTCGAACCTGTGGAGTACCTGGACGATGAAACTGTAAAGAAATTCATTGGAGAACGGACCCCCATAAACCCATTGCTTGATATTGAAAATCCAGTAACATACGGATCCTTTGCCATGTCCGAGTATTATTTTGAGATCAAGCGTCAGCAGATCGAAGCAAACAAAAAAGCCCTTGAGCTTTATGACGGAATTGCAAAGGAATATGAAGCCATATCTGGCCGCTACTACCCCATGATCGACTGCTACAAAACCGATGATGCCGATTACGTAATTGTTGTCATGTCCTCTGCATCAGGAGCAGTGAAAGATGTGGTAGATGAAATGAGGGAAAAGGGACACAAGGTAGGGTGCCTTCGTATTCGCATGTTCCGCCCCTTCCCCACTGAAGCAATAGCTGCTGCCCTTAAGGGTAAAAAAGCGGTTGCTGTTCTTGACAGAAGCCTGAGCTTAGGCGGAACCGCGCCACTTGCGGCAGAGGTCAGAAGCGCCCTCTACGCTGCCGGAGAATTAATCCCCACCAACAGCTGCATATATGGCCTTGGCGGAAGGGATTTCTTCCCACAGTATGCTGAGAATATCTTTATGGACCTCATAAATGGCAACATTTCGCCCGAAGAGCACTACATCGGCCTTCTAGAATAGGGGGATAACGAAGATGAGTATAAGAATAAAAGATGTTGTTCATAAAAAAAGCCCTATGACACAGGGACACCGCATGTGCCCTGGTTGCGGAGCCCCTACGGCTGTACACCAGGGACTCATGGGAGTAGATTTCCCCCTCGTAGTGGTTAACGCTACTGGATGCCTTGAGGTTTCTACAACTGTGTACCCCTTTAGCGCCTGGCGCGTGCCATGGATTCACACGGCTTTTGAAAATGCCGGAGCTGGAGTTTCTGGCGTAGAAGCAGCCTATCAGGCTCTGAAGAAGAGAGGGAAAATAGACAAAGAGATCAAGTTCGTCGCTTTTGGCGGCGATGGCGGAACCTACGATATTGGACTTCAGTCCCTTTCAGGTGCCCTCGAAAGAGGTCATGACTTTACCTACATTTGCTACAACAACCAGGGGTATATGAACACTGGAGCCCAGCGAAGCAGCGCCACGCCTCGAGGAGCCAATGCCACCACTTCTCCAGCAGGCAGCGTCATTCCCGGCAAACTGCAAAAGCCCAAAGATCTTACAAGCATCGCAGCGGCCCACCATGTCCCTTACGTGGCTCAGACAACGTTGTTCAATCACATGGATGTAGCCGCCAAGGTTAAGAGGGCTATTGAAACTCCAGGACCAGCTTTTGTAAATATTCTTGTTCCATGTGTTCTTTTCTGGAGAATCGATCCCGCCCTTCAGGGAGATATCTGCAAAAAAGCCGCTGATACTCGTTTCTGGCCCATTTATGAGGTTATTGACGGAGAATGGAAACTCTCATACAAGCCTAAAAAACGGGTACCTGTAGAGGAATTCCTGAAACCTCAGGGACGATATTCCCACCTCTTTAAAGGTGAGAAGTCCAAAGCCCTTCTAGAACAGGCCCAAGCCGATATAGAGAAGGACTGGGAGTACATCCTCGACCGCTGCAAAGAAACCTGGGAACCTCAGGATTAGCTAATATTTCCATACAAAAAAGAAGCAATCTGATTTAACGTAAGAGCCCAGCCGCTGTTAATCGGTTGGGCTCTTTAACTTGCTCCCTGGGCTGCTCAAGCCTTTGGCTTAGCTCAATTGATTCCTTTAAACAAGGGCCTCTTATCCTACTATCTTCTCTTTGCCGTGGTATTTTTCCTCAATTACACTTTTAGGAAGATACTCTTCTTCCATTTTTCTGATGTACTCAAGGTTAACCACTTCTGCAAATTCCCTAAACGATATAAGTTTATCAAGGTATCGATCGGATACTCCTTTTTCTTTGATTTCACTCATCACATCAAACATACCCTTTGCTGCTGAATAAAGGGTAGAAAGAGCAGGTACAACCCATTTATACCCCATCTCCTCTGCTTCCTCTATTGGGATGAGGGGTGTTTTGCCTCCTTCTATGAGGTTAAGCATTAGAGGAATGCCCCTAAGCTCTACGGCCGTTTTCTCGATCTGGTCGCGTGTTTCCAGGGCTTCAACAAACACCATATCCACTCCAAAATCAGCGGCTCTCTTAGCTCTGGTAAGTGCATCTTGGTACCCATTAACTGCAATGGCATCTGTCCGGTATATAATCACAAAATCGGGATCAAGATCCTTTTTTGCATCCATGGCAGCCCGGAGCTTGCCCTCCATTTCTTCATACGAGATCACTTGTTTGCCTTCCATGTGTCCACATCTTTTTGGGGCAACCTGATCCTCCATAAAAAGCCCTGCCGCCCCTGCTGCTATATACTCCTGTACCGTACGATAGGCATTGATGGCATTTCCAAAACCATTATCAGAATCACCAACCACAGGAATATTGACAGCTCTTGCTATGGCTCTGACCTGAGAAGTCATTTCGGAAAGAGTGAGAAGTCCAATGTCAGGCTGTCCCAATGTCGCAGCAGCTGTACCGTATCCCGAATGCTGAAGAGCTTCAAATCCAACCATTTCACATATTCTGGCACTTAGCGAATCATAGACCCCTGGTGCTAAAATAGCCCGAGATTCCTTAAGCCTCTTTCTGAGTAATGTTGATTTTTTCATGGCTACTCCTCCATCCAGTTGATTTTTTCGTAGCTAATCCTCAAAAGTTGAGCAATCACCCAGAAGATTAATTGTCCGCTGCTATTTCCCTTCGGTGGAGTATCGTTTCTCTATTTCACAAATAGCAGGTAATCCGATAAGTTTGTTGAACTCTTCAAAGGCTATCATCTTATCTACTATATTTCCCGTAGACCCCGTTTCTTTAAGGACTTTCATTACTTCTGACACTGCCTTTGCTATGACATAGGTAGAGGTCACAGGGAAAATTACCAGATCATAACCTATTTCTTCGAGCGCAGATACTGGAAGAAATGGGGTACGGCCATGTTCCACCATATTAGCGAGAACAGGAACAGAAAAACTGGAAGTAATTTGTTTCATTTCCTCTTCTGTTTCAGGAGATTCAATAAAAATAATATCTGCGCCAGCTTCTTCGTAGGCTTTGCCTCTTTCTATCGCTTCTTTGATGCCAAAACTGGTTCTGGCATCAGTTCGAGCCATAATCAAAAGCTCATCATCCTGTCTGGCGTCACAGGCTGCTTTTATCTTTCCTGTCATCTCTTCAATTGATATTATCTCCCTACCCAGCATATGACCACACTTCTTGGGTGCTACCTGGTCTTCCAACTGCAGGCATGCAACACCAGCTTTTTCATATTCCCTTACAGTTCTGGTCACATTCACGGCATTGCCATAACCTGTATCCGCATCTGCTATGACTGGGATATCCACAGCATCTACAAGTCGAGATGCCCTTGCCGCCATCTCGGTTAAGGTAAGTAATCCCACATCAGGTTTGCCCAACATGCTCGCAGAAGTTCCGTAACCCGTCATATAGAGAGCATTAAAACCCTCTATTTCAACTATCCTGGCAGTTAGTCCATCATGTACACCAGGAACTACTAATATTTCTTTTCTGGAAAGAAGTTTCCTCAATCTGATTCTGCTATTTTCCTTTTTCAAAACTACATCACCTGTCCACTTCCTGACTTAATGCATTATTGATGGCAACCAGAGACTCATTTGCGGGAATGCTATAGAAAGTAGCAACATGAATGCCATGAGTATGATGAAGGGCCATACTC
This region of Aminobacterium colombiense DSM 12261 genomic DNA includes:
- a CDS encoding SulP family inorganic anion transporter, with the protein product MSELHHFVSIFKGPKSDAFVLVLTFALTVLVDLTVAVQVGVVMASLLFIWRMSEITDVSMITKEVRGEEDFGDDPNAIALRKVPVGVEVFEVNGPFFFGMVNEFKNALRNLEKPVPVLIIRTRKVSAIDATAIHVLRELYHRCQKEKTQLIFSGVQPQPRRAFRRSGFIEEVGAENFCEDIDEALMRARAVLGLAKGY
- a CDS encoding thiamine pyrophosphate-dependent enzyme encodes the protein MSIRIKDVVHKKSPMTQGHRMCPGCGAPTAVHQGLMGVDFPLVVVNATGCLEVSTTVYPFSAWRVPWIHTAFENAGAGVSGVEAAYQALKKRGKIDKEIKFVAFGGDGGTYDIGLQSLSGALERGHDFTYICYNNQGYMNTGAQRSSATPRGANATTSPAGSVIPGKLQKPKDLTSIAAAHHVPYVAQTTLFNHMDVAAKVKRAIETPGPAFVNILVPCVLFWRIDPALQGDICKKAADTRFWPIYEVIDGEWKLSYKPKKRVPVEEFLKPQGRYSHLFKGEKSKALLEQAQADIEKDWEYILDRCKETWEPQD
- a CDS encoding 4Fe-4S binding protein, coding for MSGCKNWKEMKDVGKPKKWQDVPMGGIAYGASAENVETGQWRSIRPVWNEDECISCMLCWVQCPDRSITTDENGKVTGVDYFYCKGCGICAQVCPKKAIEMRPEAEFA
- the porA gene encoding 2-ketoisovalerate ferredoxin oxidoreductase subunit alpha, which codes for MPRKEITSGNWAFAEAMRQINPDVVAAYPITPSTDIIMKFAEFVANGEVDTNFVTVESEHSAITACVTASAAGARVMTASSANGVALMHEIFPIAGCFRTPIVFGLVNRSVGAPINIHCDHSDSMAQRDYGWIHLYCEDAQEVYDSAFMAIRLSENNDVLTPVFVCQDGFITSHGFEPVEYLDDETVKKFIGERTPINPLLDIENPVTYGSFAMSEYYFEIKRQQIEANKKALELYDGIAKEYEAISGRYYPMIDCYKTDDADYVIVVMSSASGAVKDVVDEMREKGHKVGCLRIRMFRPFPTEAIAAALKGKKAVAVLDRSLSLGGTAPLAAEVRSALYAAGELIPTNSCIYGLGGRDFFPQYAENIFMDLINGNISPEEHYIGLLE
- a CDS encoding 2-oxoacid:acceptor oxidoreductase family protein, encoding MPQAIEIRWHGRGGQGAKSGSAILSEVLFGAGKFVQSFPEYGAERQGAPMKAYNRVSDQPIRKRCGVQNPNVVAVIDPTLLDAARPTEGCDNNTIYLINTPMSPADIKKKLGLPDAVKVITIDATKITLEEFGQNRPNAPMLGTFAHIFTEVPIQAFVEHFAHKMAKLPEKVLSANLRAIRRGYEEVQIG
- a CDS encoding isocitrate lyase/PEP mutase family protein, which translates into the protein MRKLLSRKEILVVPGVHDGLTARIVEIEGFNALYMTGYGTSASMLGKPDVGLLTLTEMAARASRLVDAVDIPVIADADTGYGNAVNVTRTVREYEKAGVACLQLEDQVAPKKCGHMLGREIISIEEMTGKIKAACDARQDDELLIMARTDARTSFGIKEAIERGKAYEEAGADIIFIESPETEEEMKQITSSFSVPVLANMVEHGRTPFLPVSALEEIGYDLVIFPVTSTYVIAKAVSEVMKVLKETGSTGNIVDKMIAFEEFNKLIGLPAICEIEKRYSTEGK
- a CDS encoding isocitrate lyase/PEP mutase family protein yields the protein MKKSTLLRKRLKESRAILAPGVYDSLSARICEMVGFEALQHSGYGTAAATLGQPDIGLLTLSEMTSQVRAIARAVNIPVVGDSDNGFGNAINAYRTVQEYIAAGAAGLFMEDQVAPKRCGHMEGKQVISYEEMEGKLRAAMDAKKDLDPDFVIIYRTDAIAVNGYQDALTRAKRAADFGVDMVFVEALETRDQIEKTAVELRGIPLMLNLIEGGKTPLIPIEEAEEMGYKWVVPALSTLYSAAKGMFDVMSEIKEKGVSDRYLDKLISFREFAEVVNLEYIRKMEEEYLPKSVIEEKYHGKEKIVG
- a CDS encoding C45 family autoproteolytic acyltransferase/hydolase produces the protein MTKTGYPFIQLEGNPFERGRIYGKECSNLIRKSISNYSFMFKTFSGMSWEEAKERARSYIPFIAEYSPQLIEEMKGIAEGAILHFDDIVTLNSRSEIVLDNTLDGCTAFGVSSSISKDGVAYVCQNWDWIRRQGDTLVILQIKQEEPLPQLLLIAEAGIISGKGLNSAGIGVCFNALSTGKGKPGVPIHILLREIMSSPTLGDAVEAVARAERASSGNFLVGTAEGEIINIESAPSDFGVLYAEKGYLAHTNHFLSPNIICKEKDHGKVILPDTFHRLGRINVLLNEKVDSVDQKLCQRFLSDHKNAPDAICRHEDPRDPEGKQLASVYSIIMNLMERTLWISDSNPCTSEFCSYSFKK